From one Candidatus Lernaella stagnicola genomic stretch:
- a CDS encoding polysaccharide biosynthesis/export family protein, with the protein MKRRIRPILVIAAIVLALVSCQTAQKKNELVQTELAWWENAQAPEDEQAIRERAKDMLDTIRKRRPVYRIGPEDMLRVAIWNRPDLSKEGRVRNDGIFFLPLIGNIKADGLSVAELQTVLREKFGRLLRDPQVDVEIIEYGSKVYYVFGQVYKPGVYPVKATSSVLEGVAGAGGTTEKANLGAAYLIRAGTVVPIDFYRLFERGDIGQNLLLADGDIIYVPDIADSKVYVLGEVNAATAVPMRGTRMRLSEAVAMAGGFNEITAFKRGIKIIRGGLGNPRVYTVNYEDIRRGKVPDIAFLQNGDIVYVPAGGLTKWDRVMGQLLPNLSRIIVDAAAIDSLTGNR; encoded by the coding sequence TTGAAGCGACGCATTCGGCCGATCTTGGTGATAGCAGCAATCGTTTTGGCGCTCGTTTCGTGCCAAACGGCGCAAAAGAAAAACGAGTTAGTACAAACCGAACTCGCGTGGTGGGAAAATGCGCAGGCTCCCGAAGACGAGCAGGCGATCCGCGAGCGCGCCAAGGATATGCTCGACACCATCCGCAAGCGCCGCCCGGTGTACCGCATCGGCCCGGAAGATATGTTGCGAGTCGCCATTTGGAACCGCCCGGACCTGAGCAAAGAGGGCCGGGTGCGCAACGACGGTATCTTCTTCCTACCCCTGATCGGCAACATCAAGGCCGACGGCTTGTCGGTCGCAGAGCTTCAAACCGTGCTCCGCGAAAAATTCGGCCGCCTACTTCGCGATCCGCAGGTTGACGTCGAGATCATCGAATACGGCAGCAAGGTCTATTACGTATTCGGGCAGGTCTACAAACCGGGCGTGTATCCCGTCAAAGCCACCAGCTCCGTGCTCGAGGGTGTGGCCGGGGCCGGCGGCACGACCGAAAAGGCGAACCTCGGCGCAGCCTATCTCATCCGTGCCGGCACGGTTGTGCCGATCGATTTCTACCGCCTGTTCGAACGCGGCGACATCGGCCAAAACCTATTGCTGGCCGACGGCGACATCATCTACGTGCCCGACATTGCCGACTCCAAGGTGTACGTGCTGGGCGAAGTAAACGCCGCGACCGCAGTACCGATGCGCGGCACTCGCATGCGGCTTTCCGAAGCGGTCGCGATGGCCGGGGGCTTCAACGAGATCACCGCCTTCAAGCGCGGCATCAAAATCATTCGCGGCGGTTTAGGCAATCCCCGCGTGTACACGGTCAATTACGAAGACATTCGCCGCGGCAAGGTGCCGGATATCGCCTTTTTACAGAACGGCGACATCGTGTACGTGCCCGCCGGCGGGCTAACGAAATGGGACCGCGTAATGGGTCAATTGTTACCCAACTTGAGCCGCATCATCGTCGATGCGGCGGCGATCGACTCGCTGACGGGAAACCGCTAA
- a CDS encoding carbamoyltransferase translates to MYILGISAFYHDSAACLVKDGEIIAAAQEERFTRIKHDHTLPDHAVQYLLEEAGIQIGDVDLVAFYDKPFLKFERLLRTYLNVAPLGLPSFLMAMPLWTKQKLLIPKVIARELSYHGPQVFPEHHQSHAASAFFPSPFESAAFITFDGVGEWTTMSWGTAKGNQVKIHADIRFPHSVGLLYSAFTYFLGFRVNSGEYKVMGLAPYGEPRFVDLIKKHLIHIKDDGSFKLNMKYFTYLHGLRMTGRAFAKLFGIPRRLPESELEQVHMDLARSVQAVTEEVMLKTAFHVHKMTGEKNLCLAGGVSLNCVGNGRVLREGPFENLWIQPASGDAGGALGAALFSWHQYLNRPRQVRADGQDTQSGSYLGPAYSDDYIEEFLKRHEIPFHKLSEADVPVKGAELIDSGKVLGWFQGRMEFGPRALGARSILGDPRDSEMQRTMNLKIKYRESFRPFAPTICEENISDWFDIDRPSPYMLLVTQVADEKRRTVSEADRATQGLAKLRVVRSEVPAITHVDGSARIQSVRAEVNAPYHRLIKEFEKRSGVPLVINTSFNVRGEPIVRTPEDAYRCFMRTEMDALMMGSLLLLKPEQPKWEEDFDWRKHFRPD, encoded by the coding sequence ATGTATATCCTGGGAATCAGTGCTTTTTACCACGACAGCGCGGCGTGTTTGGTAAAAGACGGAGAAATTATCGCGGCGGCGCAAGAAGAGCGCTTCACGCGTATCAAGCACGACCACACTCTGCCCGATCATGCCGTGCAATATCTTCTGGAGGAGGCGGGAATCCAGATCGGCGACGTCGATCTGGTCGCGTTCTACGACAAACCCTTCCTAAAATTCGAGCGCTTGCTGCGCACCTACCTCAACGTCGCGCCGCTGGGGCTGCCCAGCTTCCTGATGGCCATGCCCCTGTGGACGAAACAGAAGCTGTTGATTCCCAAGGTCATCGCGCGGGAACTGAGTTACCACGGCCCGCAGGTGTTTCCGGAACACCACCAAAGCCACGCGGCCAGCGCGTTTTTCCCAAGTCCCTTCGAATCGGCGGCGTTCATTACCTTTGACGGCGTCGGCGAGTGGACGACAATGAGTTGGGGCACGGCGAAGGGCAACCAGGTCAAGATTCACGCCGACATCCGCTTCCCGCACAGCGTGGGCCTGCTGTATTCGGCGTTTACGTATTTCCTCGGATTCCGCGTCAACTCCGGCGAATACAAGGTCATGGGCCTGGCGCCCTACGGCGAACCGCGCTTCGTGGACCTGATCAAAAAGCACCTGATCCACATCAAGGACGACGGCAGCTTCAAGCTGAACATGAAGTACTTCACGTATCTGCACGGCCTGCGCATGACCGGCCGCGCGTTCGCCAAGCTTTTCGGCATTCCCCGACGCCTGCCGGAAAGCGAGCTCGAACAGGTTCACATGGACCTGGCGCGCTCGGTGCAGGCGGTGACCGAAGAGGTGATGCTGAAAACGGCGTTTCACGTCCACAAGATGACGGGCGAGAAAAACCTCTGCCTCGCCGGCGGCGTGTCGCTCAATTGCGTGGGCAACGGCCGCGTGCTGCGCGAGGGCCCCTTCGAAAACTTGTGGATTCAACCCGCGTCGGGCGATGCGGGCGGCGCGTTAGGCGCGGCGCTTTTCTCCTGGCACCAATACCTGAATCGCCCGCGTCAGGTTCGGGCCGACGGTCAGGACACCCAAAGCGGCAGCTATCTGGGACCGGCCTATTCCGACGATTACATTGAGGAATTCTTGAAACGGCACGAGATTCCCTTCCACAAGCTCAGTGAAGCCGACGTGCCGGTTAAGGGCGCCGAGTTGATCGACAGCGGGAAAGTACTCGGTTGGTTCCAAGGACGCATGGAATTCGGACCGCGGGCGTTGGGCGCGCGCAGCATCTTGGGCGATCCGCGAGACTCGGAGATGCAGCGCACGATGAATTTGAAAATCAAATACCGAGAAAGTTTCCGGCCCTTCGCGCCCACGATATGCGAAGAGAATATCAGCGATTGGTTCGATATCGACCGGCCTAGCCCTTACATGCTGCTGGTCACGCAAGTGGCCGACGAAAAGCGGCGAACGGTCAGCGAGGCGGACCGGGCGACGCAGGGGCTGGCCAAACTTCGCGTGGTACGCAGCGAAGTGCCCGCGATCACGCACGTGGATGGATCGGCACGGATCCAATCGGTGCGGGCGGAGGTCAATGCGCCCTACCACCGGTTGATCAAGGAATTTGAGAAGCGCTCGGGCGTGCCGTTGGTGATCAACACGAGTTTCAACGTGCGGGGCGAGCCGATCGTGCGCACGCCGGAAGACGCCTACCGCTGTTTCATGCGCACCGAAATGGACGCGCTGATGATGGGCTCGCTTTTACTCCTGAAACCCGAACAGCCGAAGTGGGAAGAAGACTTCGACTGGCGCAAACACTTCCGTCCGGATTAA
- a CDS encoding PspA/IM30 family protein, translating into MWERFKRWVRSVFGGAIDSMEDPEKILRQNIRDMTDQIPRMNESLAMLRANVTLLANRAKKRQTLLDGLKAKIKAALQAGRRDIALTYATQMEQLQREIGGDQEQLRISEEGYEKAVKVKEAFLAEKRRKIEEAQQAIAKHKQSEWQKKVADAMESFEVAGVDQTHDEMIDRIEQESALNQARLEMALDNIDVHSMEIEREAQEIQANEILKQFEMELGLTDGEAAEKTLGPGEAVLANVEAETQAEEVAVAEPEVVKTVGPKKPGE; encoded by the coding sequence ATGTGGGAACGATTCAAACGCTGGGTGCGTAGTGTATTCGGCGGCGCCATTGATTCGATGGAAGATCCGGAAAAGATCCTTAGACAAAATATCCGGGATATGACCGATCAGATCCCCCGCATGAACGAGTCGCTGGCCATGCTCCGGGCAAACGTGACGCTCTTGGCCAACCGCGCGAAGAAACGACAGACGCTTCTGGACGGGCTCAAGGCCAAAATCAAGGCCGCGCTCCAAGCCGGTCGACGGGACATCGCCTTGACCTATGCCACCCAAATGGAACAACTCCAGCGCGAAATCGGCGGCGATCAGGAGCAGCTTCGTATCAGCGAGGAAGGATACGAAAAAGCCGTCAAGGTTAAAGAAGCCTTTCTAGCCGAGAAAAGACGCAAAATCGAAGAAGCGCAGCAGGCGATCGCCAAGCACAAACAGTCCGAATGGCAGAAGAAGGTCGCCGACGCGATGGAATCCTTCGAAGTGGCCGGTGTCGACCAAACTCACGATGAAATGATTGACCGCATCGAGCAGGAATCGGCGCTCAACCAAGCCCGCTTGGAAATGGCGCTCGACAATATCGACGTTCATTCCATGGAAATCGAACGTGAGGCCCAGGAAATCCAAGCCAATGAAATCCTAAAGCAATTCGAGATGGAGCTGGGCCTTACCGATGGCGAAGCGGCCGAAAAGACGCTCGGTCCGGGGGAGGCGGTGCTCGCCAACGTGGAAGCCGAAACCCAAGCGGAGGAAGTTGCCGTGGCGGAACCGGAGGTCGTCAAGACCGTCGGGCCGAAAAAACCGGGTGAATAG
- a CDS encoding S8 family serine peptidase produces MNRIKWIIALLLFSACPAMAAPAVEFVATRVDAPALSTQIRQVRWAALARTGHPFLVRLNRAVNIPRNGETPDGIIWLAPVPPHGYVVAAASPSTPPPPEVVWCGPMPPAAKMSRRAVNDAPATWRTRRFDRGRSTVVTATGSKRDDLAAEPTVWLIEAQPPRLVPANANIRHITGAEFAQAADAWALTGRDVTLAIVDEARVLHADFAGRLGNFAAGGPSDHATHVCGTMAGDGVESDGLYRGVAPGATILAWDFDRPTEKIADIAAHGAIWINNSWVYALSDEEDNCAYLGSYDDFTAEYDRAVMGEHGGVLGVTFAAGNMGSMSDCEIAARQGYHSLPPPGTAKNVITVGSADGGLTTSDYSSRGPTDDGRLKPDVVAAGCMPPKPGYIVSTIAGGGYAGSMWCGTSMAAPQVTGAVGLLRQAADDLGVEWTPALAKTLLIATARDVEAAGPDFQTGWGHIDVAAALSMLYFDGFAAGEITSEEDFVEFDVEIEAGSPVLEITIVWNDPAAAASAVRVLVNDLELRLIGPDKAEYLPWLLNPDDPAQLAVTGVDDRNNVERVTVVEPAAGTWTVRVSAADLTTTQTFALAGWALASENCDADGDGSPGANCGGNDCADGNPSIRPGAAEIEGNGVDEDCDGFIDEDFPGVSPEGLPDDSTDDDSVPAEPAADDDDDDDDNDDEDGGCGC; encoded by the coding sequence ATGAATCGGATCAAATGGATTATTGCACTGTTGCTTTTTTCGGCCTGCCCCGCGATGGCCGCGCCCGCGGTTGAATTCGTCGCCACGCGCGTGGACGCTCCCGCGTTATCCACCCAAATTCGACAAGTGCGCTGGGCCGCCCTCGCCCGCACCGGTCACCCCTTCCTCGTGCGTTTGAACCGGGCGGTGAACATACCGCGCAATGGCGAGACGCCGGACGGAATCATCTGGCTTGCGCCGGTGCCGCCCCATGGATACGTCGTCGCCGCTGCCTCGCCCAGCACGCCGCCGCCTCCGGAAGTCGTGTGGTGCGGCCCGATGCCGCCGGCGGCGAAAATGTCCCGGCGCGCAGTCAACGACGCCCCGGCGACATGGCGGACGCGGCGTTTCGACCGCGGGCGATCGACCGTCGTGACCGCAACCGGATCGAAGCGCGATGACTTGGCCGCCGAACCGACCGTGTGGCTCATCGAGGCCCAGCCGCCGCGCTTGGTACCGGCCAACGCCAACATCCGCCACATCACCGGCGCCGAATTCGCACAGGCCGCCGACGCTTGGGCGCTAACCGGTCGCGACGTCACCTTGGCGATTGTCGATGAAGCGCGCGTCTTGCACGCGGATTTCGCGGGGCGTCTGGGAAATTTCGCAGCCGGCGGCCCAAGCGATCACGCCACCCACGTATGCGGCACGATGGCTGGTGACGGCGTGGAAAGCGACGGATTGTATCGCGGCGTGGCTCCCGGGGCGACGATCCTGGCGTGGGATTTCGATCGGCCGACCGAAAAAATCGCCGATATCGCGGCCCACGGCGCGATTTGGATCAACAATAGCTGGGTCTACGCGCTGTCCGACGAAGAAGACAACTGCGCCTACCTTGGCAGCTACGACGACTTCACGGCCGAATACGACCGCGCCGTCATGGGCGAACACGGCGGGGTGCTCGGTGTCACCTTCGCGGCCGGGAACATGGGTTCGATGTCCGACTGCGAGATCGCGGCGCGACAGGGTTACCACAGCTTGCCGCCGCCGGGCACGGCGAAAAACGTGATCACCGTGGGCAGCGCGGACGGCGGCCTGACCACCAGCGATTATTCAAGCCGCGGGCCGACGGACGACGGTCGCTTGAAGCCGGATGTCGTCGCGGCCGGCTGCATGCCTCCGAAGCCGGGTTACATCGTTTCCACGATAGCGGGCGGCGGTTACGCCGGATCCATGTGGTGCGGCACGAGCATGGCCGCGCCGCAAGTGACCGGCGCAGTGGGATTGTTGCGCCAGGCGGCCGACGATCTGGGCGTCGAGTGGACACCGGCGTTGGCCAAAACACTGTTGATCGCCACGGCTCGTGACGTGGAAGCCGCGGGGCCGGATTTCCAAACCGGCTGGGGACACATCGACGTCGCAGCGGCCCTGTCGATGCTGTATTTCGACGGGTTCGCCGCCGGCGAGATAACCTCGGAAGAAGACTTCGTCGAGTTTGACGTGGAGATCGAGGCGGGTTCGCCGGTCCTGGAAATCACGATTGTGTGGAACGATCCCGCCGCCGCCGCGAGTGCGGTGCGCGTCTTGGTCAACGATTTGGAATTGCGCTTGATCGGCCCAGACAAGGCGGAGTATTTGCCGTGGCTGCTAAACCCCGACGATCCTGCCCAGCTCGCCGTCACGGGCGTGGATGACCGGAACAACGTCGAACGCGTAACAGTCGTCGAGCCCGCGGCAGGCACGTGGACGGTGCGGGTCTCGGCCGCCGACCTGACGACCACGCAAACCTTCGCGCTCGCCGGATGGGCGCTGGCAAGTGAAAATTGTGACGCCGACGGCGACGGGTCCCCTGGCGCGAACTGCGGCGGCAACGACTGCGCCGACGGCAATCCGTCGATCCGGCCCGGCGCGGCCGAGATAGAAGGCAACGGCGTCGACGAGGACTGTGACGGTTTTATCGATGAAGATTTCCCGGGCGTCTCGCCCGAAGGTTTGCCGGATGATTCGACCGACGACGACTCTGTTCCCGCCGAACCGGCTGCCGACGACGATGATGACGACGATGACAATGATGATGAGGACGGAGGTTGCGGCTGTTGA
- the tatC gene encoding twin-arginine translocase subunit TatC, with amino-acid sequence MTDIGSPPPPPTTPLDMSRDGTMGILDHLRELRNAIAFALLSIAVASILGIVFAHDIFRVLTLPLMEIYNRIGHEQKLIFTSPPEGFITYLKVGVFAGLLAATPLWMFFMGRFVWVGLYPLERRFLMVFVAVGSFLFVIGGAFGYFRIFPLGLSFLIENYRSESLEALISAREYFSFAVRLILAFGLAFQLPLVLFLLGRLGVVTARGLLRGIRWAILIIFIAAAVLTPPDVVTQIGLGLPLIFLYLAGVLAVALFGKRKKPDEVSDDAADAEKTA; translated from the coding sequence GTGACCGACATCGGCAGCCCGCCACCGCCTCCTACAACGCCGCTCGACATGTCGCGCGACGGTACGATGGGCATTCTCGACCATTTGCGGGAATTGCGTAACGCGATTGCTTTCGCGCTGCTTTCGATTGCCGTGGCGAGCATACTCGGCATCGTTTTCGCGCACGATATCTTCCGCGTGCTGACCCTGCCGCTTATGGAGATTTACAACCGGATCGGCCACGAGCAGAAACTGATTTTCACATCGCCGCCCGAAGGATTCATCACGTATTTGAAGGTCGGTGTTTTTGCCGGTCTTCTGGCCGCGACGCCGCTCTGGATGTTTTTTATGGGACGTTTCGTGTGGGTAGGGTTGTACCCGCTGGAACGGCGATTCCTGATGGTTTTCGTCGCCGTGGGATCGTTCCTGTTTGTCATTGGCGGGGCGTTCGGCTATTTCCGGATTTTTCCATTGGGATTGAGTTTCCTGATTGAGAACTACCGCAGCGAAAGCCTGGAAGCGTTGATCAGCGCGCGGGAATATTTTTCGTTTGCGGTTCGACTTATTCTCGCTTTTGGGTTAGCTTTCCAATTGCCGCTTGTGCTCTTCCTTCTGGGTCGGCTGGGAGTTGTGACGGCGCGGGGGCTGCTGCGAGGCATTAGGTGGGCGATATTGATCATCTTTATCGCCGCCGCGGTTTTGACGCCGCCGGACGTGGTGACGCAGATCGGCCTAGGTTTACCGTTGATTTTCTTGTACCTGGCCGGCGTATTGGCAGTAGCCCTATTCGGGAAGCGTAAGAAACCGGATGAAGTGAGTGACGACGCAGCCGACGCCGAAAAAACCGCGTGA
- the rimO gene encoding 30S ribosomal protein S12 methylthiotransferase RimO: MSGKTFRLTSLGCAKNLVDSEGLAALLVRAGWRLVDDGPVDLVVVNTCSFVEDAAQESVDTLLAEVEQKRAGQTSRLAAVGCLPQKYGDELADAMPELDLVLGTGDLGSIVRRLEHLIDTNEREIAVGPPSAVYEEWPARLRSQPAHRAYLKIAEGCDNACAFCIIGRLRGPFRSRAPEAILAEAADLGAAGVVELNLVAQDLTLYGRDLASATTLAELLPRLSTAVDDTACRRLRLLYLHPARVEENLLRVIAETPRVVPYLDMPLQHVSDRVLQRMGRPQNAADSRRVVELARRLVPDVAIRTTFLLGHPGESEDDFAALLDFVAEYRFEHLGAFAWSPEKGTVSYEQDDWVEAELRAERVERLMELQQGVSHERLRERIGGVVELLVEEVLHKHDDEAYSHIGRLPQQAPEIDGVVYLRAPREEACRPGDIVRAVVTDAHDYDLFADLLA; this comes from the coding sequence GTGAGTGGCAAAACGTTTCGCCTCACCAGCCTGGGCTGCGCGAAAAACCTCGTCGATAGCGAGGGGCTCGCGGCCTTGTTGGTACGGGCCGGTTGGCGTCTGGTAGACGACGGCCCGGTCGATTTGGTCGTGGTCAACACGTGCAGTTTCGTCGAGGATGCCGCGCAAGAATCGGTCGATACGCTGCTGGCCGAGGTGGAGCAGAAGCGGGCCGGGCAGACGAGTCGGCTCGCGGCGGTGGGGTGCCTGCCGCAGAAATACGGTGACGAACTCGCCGACGCCATGCCCGAGCTCGATCTCGTGCTCGGCACCGGGGACCTAGGTTCGATCGTTCGCCGCCTCGAGCATTTGATCGACACCAACGAGCGGGAAATCGCCGTCGGCCCGCCGTCCGCGGTGTACGAGGAATGGCCCGCCCGTCTGCGGTCGCAGCCCGCGCACCGCGCCTATCTGAAAATCGCCGAAGGATGCGACAACGCCTGCGCCTTCTGCATCATCGGGCGCTTGCGCGGCCCCTTCCGCAGTCGCGCGCCTGAAGCGATTTTGGCCGAGGCGGCCGACCTGGGCGCAGCCGGCGTCGTCGAACTCAATTTGGTTGCGCAGGATTTGACGCTTTATGGGCGCGACCTCGCCTCCGCGACAACGTTGGCCGAACTACTGCCGCGCCTATCCACCGCCGTGGACGACACCGCTTGCCGCCGCTTGCGATTGCTCTATTTGCACCCGGCGCGGGTCGAGGAAAACCTGCTGCGAGTGATCGCCGAGACACCGCGGGTTGTCCCGTACCTCGACATGCCGCTCCAGCATGTCAGCGACCGCGTTTTGCAGCGGATGGGTCGGCCGCAGAACGCCGCCGATTCGCGCCGTGTTGTGGAACTGGCCCGCCGCCTGGTGCCCGACGTGGCGATCCGCACGACCTTCCTGCTCGGTCATCCCGGAGAGAGTGAGGACGACTTTGCGGCCTTGCTCGATTTCGTGGCGGAGTATCGTTTCGAACACCTCGGCGCGTTCGCGTGGTCGCCGGAAAAAGGCACCGTGTCATATGAACAGGACGATTGGGTCGAAGCCGAATTGCGGGCCGAAAGGGTGGAGCGATTGATGGAATTGCAGCAGGGCGTCAGTCACGAACGGTTGCGCGAGCGGATCGGTGGCGTAGTGGAATTGTTGGTCGAGGAGGTGCTCCATAAGCACGATGACGAGGCCTATTCGCACATCGGCCGTCTACCGCAACAAGCGCCCGAAATCGACGGCGTCGTGTACCTTCGCGCGCCCCGCGAAGAGGCGTGCCGACCCGGGGACATCGTTCGCGCCGTTGTGACCGATGCCCACGACTACGATCTGTTCGCCGATCTACTCGCCTGA
- a CDS encoding 2-hydroxyacyl-CoA dehydratase codes for MTKRIGITTTVPHEIIVAAGYVPVDLNNVFADDADSEAMVASAEDEGFPAGVCAWIKGLYAAMRAGRADAVVTVVNGDCSNTQSLAEVLRHRGIETIPFSFPAKPQPDLVERALQDFAAELGTELAAAERVRRDWQDIRRNLAELDRLAWRENKITSAELHHWLLSSSDFGGDANAFGRELDAFLDDARRRPAQPVALPLALLGVPPIFTDLFARLEERGARFVFCEVPRQFSMPYECRDLVEQFCRYTYPYDLNHRLDDLLPQLAERRVAGAVHYVQAFCHRQIDHIVIKDKSPIPVLALEGDRPGTLSGQAVTRLDAFLEMLA; via the coding sequence ATGACCAAACGAATCGGCATCACTACCACTGTTCCTCACGAAATCATCGTTGCCGCCGGATACGTTCCGGTCGACCTGAACAACGTGTTCGCCGATGACGCCGACTCGGAGGCGATGGTGGCAAGCGCCGAAGACGAGGGCTTTCCGGCCGGCGTCTGCGCGTGGATCAAAGGCTTGTACGCCGCGATGCGGGCCGGGCGGGCCGATGCCGTGGTCACCGTCGTCAACGGCGATTGTTCCAATACCCAATCCTTGGCCGAAGTATTACGGCACCGCGGCATCGAGACGATCCCTTTTTCCTTCCCCGCCAAACCGCAACCGGATCTGGTCGAGCGGGCTCTACAGGATTTCGCTGCCGAACTCGGTACCGAACTGGCGGCGGCCGAGCGCGTTCGCCGGGACTGGCAAGACATTCGCCGAAACCTAGCCGAGTTGGACCGCCTCGCGTGGCGCGAAAACAAGATTACCTCCGCCGAATTGCACCACTGGTTGCTTTCCTCCAGCGACTTCGGCGGTGACGCGAATGCGTTTGGCCGCGAACTTGACGCCTTTCTCGACGACGCCCGCCGTCGGCCGGCGCAACCTGTCGCGCTTCCCCTTGCGCTGCTGGGGGTACCGCCGATTTTCACCGACCTGTTTGCGCGCCTCGAGGAGCGCGGCGCCCGCTTCGTTTTTTGTGAGGTGCCGCGGCAGTTCTCCATGCCGTATGAATGCCGGGACCTGGTCGAGCAGTTCTGCCGGTACACTTATCCCTACGATCTCAACCACCGGCTTGATGACTTGTTACCGCAACTGGCCGAGCGGCGCGTCGCCGGCGCGGTGCATTACGTGCAAGCCTTCTGCCACCGGCAGATCGATCACATTGTCATCAAGGACAAATCGCCGATTCCCGTCTTGGCGCTGGAGGGCGACCGCCCGGGCACCCTATCTGGGCAGGCGGTCACGCGCCTCGACGCCTTTCTGGAGATGCTCGCGTGA
- a CDS encoding twin-arginine translocase TatA/TatE family subunit, which translates to MSFGEIVVVLVLALVVVGPKNLPKVARSMGRAYAWVRHHLAVMQREINMEMRRIDMEVRESATEPNVAGKQEATPDPGPAYDDSESPQPPEHDASILEGGEPDDKPPVEISTTGNPRIPPSDPDADEDKPGRASVEDSVAFSAGEDSDQ; encoded by the coding sequence ATGAGTTTTGGCGAGATCGTGGTCGTACTGGTGCTCGCCCTGGTTGTCGTCGGACCGAAGAACCTGCCCAAGGTCGCTCGTTCCATGGGCCGGGCCTATGCCTGGGTCCGCCACCACCTCGCTGTCATGCAACGCGAAATCAACATGGAAATGCGACGCATCGACATGGAGGTCCGGGAGAGCGCGACGGAACCCAATGTCGCCGGGAAGCAGGAGGCGACGCCCGATCCGGGACCCGCCTACGACGACTCGGAGTCACCACAGCCGCCCGAGCACGACGCGAGCATATTGGAAGGCGGCGAACCGGATGATAAGCCGCCGGTGGAAATCAGCACCACCGGCAATCCACGCATTCCGCCCAGCGATCCGGACGCAGACGAAGACAAGCCCGGCCGCGCGTCCGTCGAAGATAGCGTCGCCTTCTCCGCCGGGGAGGATAGCGATCAGTGA
- a CDS encoding sensor domain-containing diguanylate cyclase codes for MNAAEFYRGFLLNNGRLVVLAMDPNLQIVEAGQGCVQALGYPTEELVGRNLYEFLVAESRDATYQLTDVDHFANETITLRTADGRKTPLLASFFRDDKGVVLVGEVLDLDVKNRDALLEMHKKSFSLAKEIEELRQRNENLDMVNHWLREKAVTDPHTGLYKRNHLDRLLKAEWERAKRYMADLSFMLTGIDGLRAFREVQGDDAATRVMRGVSRVLDGRKRLFDILGHFDNETFFLILPHTNAKGAREFGERLLQMLHNREIRAGGYPFHIFLSIGTASYHNRNLPLKSHEELIHASVDFLGQAQLAGGNQVFSRQSPPTKLRVANP; via the coding sequence ATGAATGCGGCTGAATTTTATAGGGGTTTCCTGCTAAACAACGGACGTCTGGTCGTGCTGGCAATGGATCCTAATCTCCAAATTGTCGAAGCCGGCCAGGGTTGCGTTCAGGCGCTAGGTTATCCCACTGAAGAACTCGTCGGCAGAAACTTGTATGAGTTTCTCGTCGCCGAGTCTCGTGATGCCACTTACCAACTCACCGATGTGGATCATTTCGCCAACGAAACCATCACCCTGCGCACGGCTGACGGCCGCAAAACGCCACTTTTAGCCTCCTTTTTCCGTGATGATAAAGGCGTGGTGCTGGTCGGCGAGGTTCTCGACCTCGATGTGAAAAATCGCGACGCCCTTCTGGAAATGCACAAGAAATCCTTCAGCCTTGCCAAGGAAATCGAAGAGTTGCGGCAACGCAACGAGAACCTGGATATGGTCAACCATTGGCTGCGCGAAAAAGCGGTGACCGATCCCCATACCGGGCTGTACAAACGCAACCACCTTGACCGACTGCTCAAAGCCGAATGGGAACGCGCCAAGCGTTACATGGCCGATCTGAGCTTCATGCTCACGGGAATCGACGGCCTGCGCGCGTTTCGCGAAGTGCAGGGAGATGACGCCGCCACCCGCGTGATGCGGGGCGTTTCGCGCGTGCTGGACGGCCGCAAGCGTCTGTTTGACATCCTGGGGCACTTCGATAACGAGACCTTCTTCCTGATTCTGCCGCACACCAATGCCAAGGGCGCGCGGGAGTTCGGCGAACGCCTCCTGCAAATGCTGCATAACCGGGAAATTCGAGCCGGCGGATACCCCTTCCACATCTTCTTGTCGATCGGGACCGCGAGCTACCACAACCGCAACTTACCGCTCAAGAGCCATGAAGAGTTGATCCATGCGTCGGTCGACTTCCTCGGCCAAGCCCAGTTGGCCGGCGGCAACCAGGTGTTCAGCCGGCAGTCGCCGCCGACGAAGTTGCGCGTCGCCAACCCCTGA